taCCTTATTATTACATAATATAATGTAACGTAATAAACAGTTTACATGTAAAGACTGACATCACATGTGCTTTGTGACTGTCTCTGTAGTCTACCTTAATCTGAAACCAGCCACACTTTCACAATCCCTGTTTCTAATCTGCAGATAGTAGTTTTAAAGAGCAAATTGGAGCACATTCTCTCTCCCATACACAtatgttgcttaaaaaaaaaaaatccctattTAAATGTAGGCCTATTTAAAAACTTCCATATAAAACATCACAGCTAGCCCATATCATTTTGTTATATAGGGGGCTAACGTTACAGGGATTTATTTGGTAATTCAATCGGTTATTAGcctactgttaaaaaaatcgCATGAAATGTAGGCTATTTTATTGGTCTTTGCATATAGCAGTACACGAAACAGACAATAGATGGCGCCATGGTACTCTTTGCCCAGCTCCCGgaattgtaaaagaaaaaaaaaagcttttattttgaaatttgggGAGTCCAAATGGAAGTGGCGCTGCCTTTAGTTTGACAGACCAGCGGTGCACCCACACCACGCCACACACGGCTCAATCACGGCACACAGTAGGCGTTACTGAAGCGTCAAGTTGTATTCACAGTGTATATGGTTTAGACTTGATAACAGATTTATGACTCGGGCTAACTTTAGCTAGCTACCGTCTCGTCAGTGTGACTTCACCTTCTGTCCAGTGGAAATGATCGAGTAATTTAAGGTCAGTCTTTTTTAACGTTAGCGTTTACATTAGCTAAGTAAGACTCTTGCTGGACTATGGTCTTAACAAGTTAGTTTTCATTAACTTTACGGTCATTTCAGTTGTCAGTTATAAAATCTTCTAACGTTAACCTTACATTTGGTGACAGGCAGCTTGTTTTGCTGATTTTGTGAAAATAACCGGTAACGTTGTCCTAACATGTTACGCAGCGTTTATAACTTTACGTGGTGAACTTAAGGGAAGTGTCTTTGTCACCACCTTCTAAGGGAAGTGTCACAACCACGTTTCACGCATTTCAAAACAATGAAACGATTTGTAATAAAAAACGAGTGACTGAGCTCACAGCTTTAGAGCACGGTTACGAAGTTaagtaaaaagaagaaacaaaacagtaaaacattttaaaggctGTTGATAATAGAGACCACATTCATTTCCTACTGCatccatttgtttgttttgtcctctGGTTCCGGTCATGGATTATTACTTTTATCACAAACCAGCCAAAGCCTTTTTGGCTTGTTGGTTTATGCCAATTAAAGAGATATGGCCCCCATTTTAAGAGTTGCCCTTTTTCCTGTGTCCCATAGCAGCTCAGTCAGTAACACTTGCAAACTTGCACTGCTTTGTTTGGGATTTCACTGCCATGTGAAGTCAGAGGCTGTTCATTGATGACACATTTCCAACATAAATTgtgtttaatgttcaaaaagttCCCGgggaagacccccccccccccacacacatatTTTTTGGATTGGGACTGTGCCATTTAGGGACGTAACGATTACCTGTCTAACGGTAAActacaataaaaatgttgatgatAACAATTAccgttttaatttaaaatatcattattaccacggtgtggaaaCCGTGTGTTAGTcctttccagcttcatttcagtCTCCTTAAGTTGCTGCGCAGGCGCACTGCGTGGCCTACAATGTGCGTTTTTTGAAGTTGGAATCATGATggaaggaggagatgacagcgctcaggacatttatcagcccTCTAAGAGGACTGAAGCATGAGcatattttgattattattagaATGCCGAAGGACAGTTGAGTGAAGATAGTTATCATGTTTGCAGAACGTACAAGTACAAATTGCAGCTATAGGCATTAAACACTCTTTTAAAAATACCGCGATAATACCGTGATAATTAtggtcactataaccgtgaggttaGACTTTCATACTGTTACATCTCTAGTGCCAATTTCCAATTTAAAAACTACATGGGATTTCTAAATTTTGAAAAGATTTTTGCAGGCTTACAAACAAGTTTGTCATTTCTCTTAAGCACTTCAATTTTGGAAGAAGCCTTCTTCCAAACATCTTTTTAGTTCTATAAAGTGTTTACCAGCTACTGATTGGGAAAGTTGTTGTCGGCTACATCAAAGCAGCTTCCTTTCGGAAATATATGAAGACAAACTTGTTTGTTAGAGCTCCTGGACAGCCTCTGCATGGAGGCTGCCTTCAGTATGATACACTCACCACTCAAGTCTCATATTATTGTTAGGCATAGTAGAGttatttaattttgttgtttttcaagtgGAATCTTTGTAAACAATTtggaataaagaaataaagtacAATCTTTTATTCCGAAATATGAACATACAGTAGATTCTGGCATTTATCCTCCTTCTGTctgctttttattgtttgtttgtgtacgtttatgtgtgtgtgtgtgtgtgtgtgcaagaaaCTGTCTTGCCAGTGGTTATAAAACTGCTAGGATGGTGGACATTGGTTGAGTTTATGAGAAGTGTAAGACAAACTCCAGGGTTTCAGGGAATAAATgacttaagtgtgtgtgtgtgtgtgtttccgttTCCGTGACACAGCAGGGTAGTTAGTCAGAAGCTGAAATGGCCTGAagactgaaagaaagaaagcaagcaAGTGTGTcaaaggtaaagaaaaaaaagaaaatggccaAGCAGAAAAGGGGGCAAAAGGAGAGAACAGATATAGGCTGAAAGAAGAAGTGATAATTTAGATAAAAGGGGAAAAGCAGGGAGATGAGATAAGGGTAGCGAGGAGGAAAGTTGAACGACATCAAAGAAAAATgctgagaaaaaaaggaagatttaACAGGGTGTAGCTCCTTAGGTTGTTCCTGTAGCTTCCCCTAATGAAAGAATTTAAAATACACTCAAAAGAATATATTTGGAACTCGACAGGTGGATGAAGGGGCACTTGGGCTCATCTGAAAGGGCTGTCAGTTATACAAAAAGATTATCAAAAGTAATCAAAATAATACGTGACTTTGTTTTTATCATAATAAAGCAGTTCCTCTCAAGACCATGCTCACAAAGCAGCTTCAgtgttttcctctttgttcACTTTCCGGTGCAAGTTATAACTTCTCTTCTGTGATTCCGATGACAAAACTGGTTTACTGCCCCAGTGACCAAACCCGAAcatctgctgtgtgtgtatgtgaggggGAGTTAGATgttatatgtgtgcatgtgttggcACACATAGAGGaagttttggtttttatttagctAATGATATATTTGGCAAATTAGATTGCTCAGTATTGCTCaagttttgtcattttgaaaaCTTGAACTCAGATGAGATTAGCATCTGGTTCGGGAGTGTTTCTTGAGTCATGGCCAACATATGAAATCTTTGAACCATAACCATTACTCCTTCTACCATTGTCATCATCAGTTATAATAATagattaatataataattaatgaattatatCAGGGTGGGTGATATCGATTAAGTCATGTATCCCAGTATACATCATTTAATTAATATACATCACGATATAGTAAATTATTTGGAAATtcacaggaacctgctgaaaaccagtttttaaactgagtcaggcctgtttacattgtaatgtaatgttacttttaactttcctgtataataaatatgaatgaataaatgactgAAATTATCTGGAAATTCGATTGAGAAATGCTTTACAGGTAAAATAACCAGATcggattgtttgtttttggatcGTATTTGTAAATTATATACCTCAATAATAGAAAAGGGAACTCAATTGTACTTCTTAAATTTGCAACATTTCCTGCAACAATACCTAATAGAGCCAGAGATATTGCAGGGATATCCACCTCAGTACAAACGGTTTAGAAAAATAGCTGGTGGGGGTCGACCCATTTATGCGATGAtgaactttgtgtgtgtttccttcagtgtgtgtgatggcagAGCTCCCGTCTGGACTGCTGGAGGCATGTGTCGTGGTTGGAGCGCCCAGTGATAAGCTTCGAGATATATGCCAGGTATTTCTACTAGGGGTGCATGATTAATTGACtcaatattgttattttaatatcACGTTGCGCAAGTGTCTTCccgagaccattttgcagagctgcttcgctgcgtccggagcttagcgcctTCCAGGATGATAGTGATGAAatgagcagttttttttctatcaaagaatgtatctgtggtgtagccaggtctggcaatgcaagactgcCAAACTTATAAGCCTTAATACTTCTAAACTTTCACAGCTTCAACAGCAGAGTAAGTTAAACGAAATCCTTCTGCTGGAAGCTGAGGTACTGCAGGTCCATGCCCCGCCATTTGTTTCCAAGGAAACCAACTCCAGTCAGTTGATTGGACCAGCTTTCAGTCGTGTCCAAAGGAGGAAGAGCTTCATCAAAAAggtaaacacactttttttttaaaactgtaaattgaTATGTTAATAGCCAATGTGAAAcagtttttgaaaaatgaaGTCCTTTCTGCTTTGTCTTTCTAACACCTTACACATGGATAAAGGATTGATCTTTCAGATTACATTCAGCAGGCTTCTTTTTTGATCACATTCAgaaataaaatcttttttttgctgttgtttctgtttgtttttcagaagAGGCGAGATCGTGCTGCAGAGGTATCGCCTAATGGAGAAACAACCAATCGTCCTGAAGCGTCCTCAGCGACAGAGGACATCAGTGTTCCAAAGGATCTGGACCTCATCGCCTTGCCACAGCTCTGTTTCCCTGgtattgtgtgttttctctgtggCAAACGTAGCATTTCCATGTTTCTAATTCAATAAGACaatggtaaaaaaatatatttgacctgtaaaaaaaaaaaaaaacagccggTTAGCTCGGTAAGATCAACATGTTTTTTGGCATATTGTCAGGCTGGCATCAGAACAACTAAAGTTCCAGACCATAATCTTGAGTTGCACTCTTTCTATGCTGGCTCAGTAGCTCCCTTCATGGATCCCTATCCTGCTACAATGTGGATTAAGCATTAAAACCACCCACTACTTTGCAGACTTGCATTAATTACTTTCTTACTTGtattataatgtattaataatgcataataattatattataatgaCCAGTTGTTATTGCGACTTGGATGTGGATTTGAATCTCCTTTTATAACATCAATGTAACATGCAGCTTGACTCTGCTTGAGACTTCTTGCTTTCCATTGTATAGGTGGTCTTCAGTTAGCCAatgagcagagagaagacagtTATCACTTCCTTGTGTTTACCGACCTTTTTGGGAACCGAACACATGGAGTTGTGGTGCAGTACTACAGAGCTGTACAGgtacaaaccacacacacacacacagacacacacacacacacacacacacacactcaaaaacacaaattccaTGAATGCAGATTGTTTCTCATTGATTGTTAAATCTGTCAGTCCTGTCAGGAAGGTGCTGTCCAGAATGGCCACAGGTGGAATTCATCAAAGTCCCGCCTCTATACACCTTTTGCTATATGCGTCATCTCTAAGTTCCCCTACTACAATGCTCTGAAAGACTGCTTGTCATGGTAATAGTtgatattacatacatacagctgatGGATAACCCGATCTTGGTCAAGGGGATTTGGTGACCAATGAAACATGTCTCTGTCTCCCACCCCCGACTCCATCTTCTCAGTCTCCTGGTCCAGTTGCGGCCTGCAAGACAAGCTGACTTTGAGGAGACCATAAAGGAATTTTCAGCCAAGCTGTCCCTGGTCCCTTTACCACCTCCTGGACAGCTACATGTGGTCAGAAAACactatgtctctctctgtctcacagaTCTTCTCTTTGCCTCACTGCATCTGTATTTGTCTCTCTGTGCGACTAATTTCAATTGCTAGATCTTTACAGCaaatatatgtttgtgtttctgtgtgttagTCCTTCAACCTCCGTCCCCTCAACGTGATTCTCCCATCAAGGGAGGATCAGAACAGCCCTGTTATCGACATTGACCTACATCTTCCTTTCCTCTGTTTCACGCATACAACACTGCTCCAGGTAATGCAGTACAAAGACACTGCCATTGCATATAAACACAAGAGGATGTAAATAAAGTgatgtaaaatatatgtatttagtCATATGAATGCACTTTAATTGTGCATATGGGTAATTATTTGGAAAAGTAAGAGGTGAAGGGAGGTATAGGAAGGTCCTTCCATTCTTAAAGTGCAtcctaaatattaaaaatgagaaaaatgttcAGTTAAACGTATGAGGACTTCTTTTCTAGGTGCTGTCCTGCCTTCTTCAAGAACAGAGGCTTGTGTTATTCTCTGCTGACTGGGCCAGACTCACTTTGGTTGCAGAGAGTTTGCTGTTATACCTGCAGGTCAGTGGAGAAGGGACCttgtgtgttacagttgcagaattttttaaatttttactaTAGTCTTAAACTTCCTGCAGCATCCCCCTTATCCATATTTTAATTTGTCTCCTGTTCCTTCCAGCCTCTTTCCTGGCAGCAGCCCTATGTTCCTGTCTTGGCAAGAGGAATGCTGGACTTCCTCATGGCTCCTACAGCCTTCCTCATGGGCTGTCACATCAGTCATTTTGATGAGGTTGCTGCCGTGAGTGCAATCATTAACTGTCTCTACAGACTCTTATCAGCATCAAGGATTACAGTCTTGAACTTCTTGCTAGTGGAATCAATTTGATAAATACATATTGCTTCAACTCTGCCCTATAATATCTTGGCCATTTCTCATATAGTTAATCAGTTTTATCATAAGGAAGCATTGTGTAAATTGCTACCGTAAAATTCAAATGACCCATCTTTTTGTCTGGTATGAGCTCACATACGTATAGGATTTAACAATAGCCGATTTTCAACTGCATTCATCTTTATTTAGTGTCTAACAGAAGCTTAGTTCCCATATTTAACAGTAGCTGTCTGTTAGTCTAACAGAGCAGGGACAGTCAGACTGTGTTGTAATGAATTGTCGCCATTGtacctagtgtgtgtgtgtgtgtgtgtgtgtgtgtgtgtgtgtgtgtgcgtgtgcgtgtgtgcgtgtgcgtgtgtgtgtgcgcgcgcgcgtgtgtgtgtgtgcatataggAGACAGAGGAACTAATTCTTGTGAATGTTGATGATGGCGTCATTCTGTCGTCGTGGTCTGAAACCATTGACCTACCAGCTATCCCTCTGGCTGCAGCTGAGAGCTTTATGTcaaggtgacacacacacacactttgcttaACAGTGTACCACCACTTTATGGTGCCGAATATAGCCTTACTAGAAATCATTTTTGAACTGGATACTGCATTTGAGCTTCGGCTTGTATCAAAGCTGGAACAGATTTGGAACTAAAATTAAATCTACCGCCTAAATACCTGCTAAATCAAATTACAAATGTAATACAGTTAAAATGACTTGAATAAAAGGCCTGTAAGGACGTTCTGGATTATCCGATTCTCAGTGTCCATACTTGGTGTCTGTGTCTAGGGCAGAGTGTCTCCAGCTTCACTATGATTTGGAGCTGTGCCACCTTGGAGCGGGCACTGATGCCAATGCCCTGCGATGCCAGCGCAGAGAATGGCAGACGCAATGCAACGCACAGATACAAAACATCACCCTGGAACTAGTGGTCAACATCTTCAGGTAACACTCTTTGCGTGTCCTGCACACAGCCATGCTTTTTTACAATTAGTATGCAAAGGAAGTGGACAGTTGGTATAAGTGTACAACACATTAAGATATATTATAGACTAATCTCAGTCAGAATAGTATGTTTTGTCTAACTTTCCAGTGTctatctgttgttgttttttagaggCGTCCAGGATTTTCTAAACCATGAACACAGAGTATTTAACAGTGAGGAGTTTCTGAGGACCAGGGAGCCAGCAGACCAGTCCTTTTACAAGAAGGTACTCTCACATATTTACAccaacagacatacacacaagcacaaacaaACTAACATTCTGTTCTGCTTGCGTCTCTTTGTTGTTGTCTCCAGGTGTTAGAAACTCATATCTTCCACTCATTCCTGCGAGACAGGCTGAACAGGAAACGGGACACCTTTAGCCACATGGAGCAAAACACACGTAACCATGCACACAGGTATGATGGGATGTTATAACTGAGAGACAGAGGTAGTAACCTGGCAACACTGAGGGAATAAAAGTGCAAGCTAAATagaaaatagtagtttgttgcacaattaaaacaagaatattttgaaatgtacatgtaaatacattttcaggTTGGGCCTGCCCTTAGCCAGATTTCAGGGCTGCCCCAAAGTTCTTATACCCGCAAAACTGGGTAAAACTAAGACAATAAGGTCAAAAGCTATCTATTAAGTTTTAAACTGTTGGACAGAAACAACACATGGCCTTTTAACCACCAAGTAATTAATCTCTTGtttgagaaaataattggcaGATTAATAGCTGATGAAAATAATCAGTAGTTGCGGCcctaaaacaaaccaaaacacagcTTTCATTTAGTTCTAATGCATTTCCATCCATAGGTGTTGAGAGAGTGAGAAATGCACACCGTGTAGAAGACATACTAATGTGCTTTTAAACATGTAAAtcctgtacaaaaacaaaacataaaacatctgGGTTCTTTTCACAGTACGTCCCCTAATAAACGAAAATGAAATAACCTTTATATAATGGCataaatattaacacaaatCATGATTAAAGCTGCTTAAAACTAACTAATGTGCCCCCTTCCCgtctccttctcttctttctacAGGAATCGTGCAATGACAGAGTCTCCTCGGCGTCCTCTCATGTCTGATCTGTCCAGGACTGGCTACAGCAGCTACGCCAGCCCTAATGACAGACTGAGCAAGCGGCTGGGAGCCAGCCTGCCTAACCTGGATCAACCTGCCAATGACTCTGTGACTACCATCAGCTCCAACCGACCAGCCTCCCTCAGGAAGATTACTTCTGACGTTGGTCAGTACTGATGGAGGAAATGGAATAATGGAGAGTGGAAGTCAATTAAGAGTCAAACATTTTCTAATGTCCTGTGCCACCTTCCAGGGTTGAAGTTTCCTCGGAAAGCGGTGAAGGTTTTCCGCCTCCCAGAGTTCCCTCCTCCACTGGCCTATCATTACGTCCAGAACTATTATTCTGACATGGTTTCTTCCCTGGGGAAGGCTATTAACGCTACATCCCCTAACGAGTCTGCTCTGCTGGCCAGGTACTGTGAAAAGACAAAACTGATCGAGTCTGGAAaatatttattcacattttattgtttaggtgaaaaaacaactttcagTATTTATTATCTTAATGGTCTTTGGTCTTTAAAGAACTGCTGctacattattttaaggtttcTGGCGtagtatttgtgtgtgattcAATCAGATtaaaagcaacactagagaactttttgtaacttaaaatagTGTTTCCAAattcgtttcagtggttcaccAACTCGTAACAGGctgaacggcacttctgcattcgcttTGTGAATGgtgaaatggtgataggtgtacaCCGAGCCCAAtgcatgctggttagatttgtgtcctgTGACTTGATCccaacttgctctgacgtcatgcacacgtaggcaaTGATAACCTTACGAGATCAAGACGGCCAGAGTTCTGGGACGCAGGCACCTCAGTAGCTTTTTCACTGACTGCAAGACcgaggcggacccagagcatgctgggaaacgccggcctctcagctgatttaactgCTGAGTGGTTCAGAATCAACTCAACATGATggcgttttatataaactttttattgatttttatttggagggattttaacagccatttgtctgatttaaaggcttatcacatgttgtgtggctgataatgacgtttagaagtcagagagactaaatccgttcataTTACAGATCATTTACAgtttgttgttaattaaaatcagcaacagatcgcatgtagagcattttgaaagctactctgtcataattaaaacaactggagactgtgtacaagctgataaatgggtctgataacattttatgaaatgaaaatcggacaacagtgtttctgtcactttagTTTTGAAGGCTGCTTGAAACGGCTGGAAGCTGTCCAAATGAgtctttttgtcaccgcccccagCTGCTGCCttctgctctcgtccactttacaggcgaggcgcagttcatctcaaaCGAGCCCAttgaaaactcagatgggccgatctggaatctgccACTTATGAGGTCATATGGGGAagggttacctcccctttctctgctttgccagcccagagaatttggcccgcccttaagaaagagagaaacattatggcttgcaaacaagcaaagcatggcagttggtcaaggccacaccccctaCCCTCCACCTTGaccttctccctctttctttcttaccaGGTTCCACTACCTGCGAGGTTTGGTAAACACTGTGTCCAACAGGCGTCTGGATGCACTGGAGGATTTCCAGAGTCTCTATAAGACTGACTCAGATATCTTCCCTTCTCAGATGGTTAAGTCCCTGGTTGACTCTCTGCCAGAAGTTGAACGGTTACAGGTCAGTCCGTCATGAATGAGGACACTGTGTTGGACTCTTAAACTGTGACATGGTGTTGGAAAAACTGTAACCTGGATTCACTTCAGTTTGTTGCAACAAGTGCGCCTGGTTTATGTTGGTCACGTTGAGTTTAAGAAATTATGTTATGTACAACACATGAAATGTCTTCTGGCAAGAAACCCCATTAActcaagaatttttttttatctaattGTTATCAATAACTCAATTAATCTCTGAGCTGTATCAGAAGGTCTGTGATTGAATAGCACTGGAAAAATTAATTGACAGAATCTCTCGACAGGCGGACAGACGGCCAGAACTGAAACGACTCATCGGTCAGGTCAAGAGGGACCAGGAGCGGGAACGTGCTCGCAATGGCAACTGGCACGAAGAAGATGCTGTGAAGCGTTTCCAGCTGCCGAAAAAATACATGCAGCTGGGGGAGTTTGTGAAATGTATCCAGGAGTCTGGCATCGTAAAAGACCAAGGAACCATACATAGACTTTTTGACGCTTTAACTGTGGGTAAGTAGTGTAGTATACTTTATAtgcatacatgtatgtgtgaattTGTACTGTGAAATTACATATTATGTATTGTAAATTCACATTTTTGAGTGCAGCTCAggcctttttcttctctttcaatCAAACAGGCTGTCCTGCAAAAAATTTCTCACAAACTTGAAATTGCTGCCtctgcctacacacacacacacacacacacacacacacttatacacaaaAATATTCCACTATATCCCTAACTACTTCCCCCTCTTTCCAGGCAAACTTTCTCAGGTTAATCATTACCGGTCCTCTTCTTGAAGAATTTGTCATGCAGCGGACTTTGTCGTTGTAGCTGTAACCAGGGCTCCAGTAGTCATTTACTGGTTTTAGCTGGTGGCTATTGGCAAATTTTGAAAGTTATATAGCATGATGCACTGACACAGTAAACAGACTTGAAAACATTCTAAACATTACGAGCAGCTGGTAGCAATTAGTGCCAGCCAGCATGAGAGACATGTAACAACATTCCTGTGATCTTAGATTGGCCATGTAAACGAGAAGAACAATATATTTGAGTCATAAGAGCTTTGGGCCAAgtaattatatttgtttttaatttaagataAGAGCTAGGGGAGAATGGGCGTTTGGAGAGAGGAGATGAGGTACTTTTTCAAAAGCTGAGGATTTAGCCAAAATTGCATGTTGGAAATCATTCTTCAGGAAGCATGGTTGTAGTGAGAGCTAATCTTGCCTTCCACATTATGTTattggaaaaagggaaattatgTCCTGTTTGGTGAGCTAACATCAAaatttccttttctcttttgtaCTGGAGAAATAGTGTTGGACGCCTGGTTATCAACATCCAACTGCAGAGTACTTGACTTCACATTTTCCTTTAATTTGACTCAAGTGACTCATTGTGATGGAATCTTAAGATAGATAGAGGTTAGCGGTTTTGGACAAAATTAAGACATTTTCCTGCTGTGGTTGTTTAAAGTCATGATGAAACTGAATTTACATTTGAGAATTTTGAAACAGAAAggctttttctttaaattgtgTTGGTTGAGTACGGGGTGTGCACAGACTGTGTACTGTATAGTCATTGTTGTAATGAGGCGGATTAGACTGAGACAGAGCCTTGGCCTGGTCAGCTACCAGACGTTTGAATGTGAGTAAGTAAAGTTAATTCGTATAGCacatttcacagataaaaatcgCAAAGGtcttcacagtaaaatgtaatacaatTAGTGCTgccagttaaacgcgttattaacggTGTTAActcaaacccattttaacggcgtcaatttttttaacaatagattaacgttctttttggcctagcaaactttggagttttttcacatgctgttgcaacaactagtaacattagaaaatgcacgccgcacacacttgtttgggcttgcgagctggCCAGAGAGTAGTAaccagtgatgtagtggaggctaaacgcacgtaaacgccgtttatgcacctctccAAATTTGGAAATGGCGGTTACCCActccaaagtgcgtttatccacctctgaatagcatcgtcccaaagccattctaaattaagcttatgGTGTTTAGTTTGTTCGTTATTAGTTCATAGGTTGTTAAAACTAAGACGAATCTATCAtattgcgctgcattactgtcaTGTGGGACCAATCTCTTTGGTGTTTGGGGGTTCGACGccccaacgtcgccttccaggtAGCGCTGTGGAAGGTACTAGGATTGGTCatggttgggtgccttgaagtcccggtcgcagcgctgccttGAAATCGACGTTAGGGGCTTAAAACATCAAGCAGTAAGCAGCAGTCAAAGATTCGTCAGTCACACATCTACATTAGGCTACAGTCTCATGTAGTAATGATGAATGGGTTTTAAAAATGGATTCCGTCATTTTTTTAAGTGCCGCCAAGACAGCAGCCCTCCTCCTCATGCCAGCAAACGTTCtcaaaaagaaaccaaaatgaGTGAGTCGGAAAACAGGACTCAACTTAACGTTTCTGAGGTTAATTTGGTTAATGGCAGATTCATGCCACTGACTCAAAAAGCCACGGCACTATTACGTGAGCTACCCCTTTCAGACATGAAGTTGCAGGTCACCTAGCTACCTTTTCCAATAGTGAAAttcaggatatattgtctgataaataactggatgttatttCTTCTTGGCCACTCAAAGTTAGTGACAAGAAGctccctttgctagtcagcTAGTAGTTTGTTGTCGCTCTAGCTGTTCACGGTTTCGCAGGTAAGGTGAAATGTTCTATGGTAACGCGAGTGGACAAATCAGAAACGTTGCTGTTACGTTAGGATGTGGGTAATATAGTTTTTCTACGTAAGATAGtggaaattgttttttataatgttACAAGGTTGATATCATACAGACTTCTAGCTCATAAGGAGCAGAAACTGGGTTTCTACCTTGGATGTTTAgcattatggctgataatctaaattcttatggagaaaatcaatgggatttttactcatatatatatatatatatatatatatatatatataacacacacacacaaaaaatacaaacagaatttatagtttacccacctctttttttaccactaca
Above is a window of Etheostoma spectabile isolate EspeVRDwgs_2016 chromosome 14, UIUC_Espe_1.0, whole genome shotgun sequence DNA encoding:
- the dennd3a gene encoding DENN domain-containing protein 3, with the protein product MAELPSGLLEACVVVGAPSDKLRDICQLQQQSKLNEILLLEAEVLQVHAPPFVSKETNSSQLIGPAFSRVQRRKSFIKKKRRDRAAEVSPNGETTNRPEASSATEDISVPKDLDLIALPQLCFPGGLQLANEQREDSYHFLVFTDLFGNRTHGVVVQYYRAVQSCQEGAVQNGHRWNSSKSRLYTPFAICVISKFPYYNALKDCLSCLLVQLRPARQADFEETIKEFSAKLSLVPLPPPGQLHVSFNLRPLNVILPSREDQNSPVIDIDLHLPFLCFTHTTLLQVLSCLLQEQRLVLFSADWARLTLVAESLLLYLQPLSWQQPYVPVLARGMLDFLMAPTAFLMGCHISHFDEVAAETEELILVNVDDGVILSSWSETIDLPAIPLAAAESFMSRAECLQLHYDLELCHLGAGTDANALRCQRREWQTQCNAQIQNITLELVVNIFRGVQDFLNHEHRVFNSEEFLRTREPADQSFYKKVLETHIFHSFLRDRLNRKRDTFSHMEQNTRNHAHRNRAMTESPRRPLMSDLSRTGYSSYASPNDRLSKRLGASLPNLDQPANDSVTTISSNRPASLRKITSDVGLKFPRKAVKVFRLPEFPPPLAYHYVQNYYSDMVSSLGKAINATSPNESALLARFHYLRGLVNTVSNRRLDALEDFQSLYKTDSDIFPSQMVKSLVDSLPEVERLQADRRPELKRLIGQVKRDQERERARNGNWHEEDAVKRFQLPKKYMQLGEFVKCIQESGIVKDQGTIHRLFDALTVGHQKQVGPELFRVFYTIWKETEAEAQEVCLPASVLEHIEPSECVFKLSSSVKTSRGVGKIAMTQRRLFLLTDGRPGYVEVAQYRDLEEVKVSSAPFLLLRIPSLKLRVQGRKETFEANLKTETELWNLMVKEMWAGRNMADQHKDPQYMQQALTNALLMDAVVGSLQSNKAIYAASKLAHFDRIKMEVPMMVPKTTAETLKHKINPSVELAAPQAVDVLLYTPGQLWVSVSMGKVMVFDASSWSLTHTCHVGNARLNCMLGVDKDQIWMGSEDSVIYIISVVAMVCNRQLTEHRAEVTGLALNTDKYSQKVAYSCSAEGSVMVWDVATLQVKRQISLSCDRLQSVFNYNGTLWCCSRDNIMEVWRNGSTKHRLNLPEQQRDSTATFSSILLLPEKEELWSVCVDSGEVCIWHIKDTTKPYHRVALQDCSGCSCLIKVKNQVWVGGVGRSSTKGKIYILDTEHHQILKELHGHNDKVTAICSAEDRYVLSGAGKHDGKVAIWKVE